In Candidatus Woesearchaeota archaeon, the genomic window ATCGCAGACCGTATGAAGGAGAGGATGCGGGTAGGTCATGGATTGACCAACACCCAGATAGTCCTGTTGACCATCAAGAACAGGCAGACGAATTTAATGTCACTTTCAATGTAGGAAAAGATATTCCCTGGATTTATGGATATATGATTTGGGATCCGGGGTATAATGTAGCGATAGGACATGGCTTAAAACTTCCAGAAGGATGATTATAACCCAAGTTTGACAGTTTGCTAACTATTTCATCCTAAATATTAATTTGACAGTTTGTCAAATTTACCTAATTTTCTTGAAAATTGCGACGATATAATCTCTTATGTTAAGAATTATTTAGGTGTGCATTTTAGAATTGATTATAAAAATGCTGATGGAGATATATCTAATTATTTTGCCAGATTTCATAGTTAAAAAAACTGAGAACGAAGTATATTTTATTGAAACAAAAGGACAGGAAGATTTAGATGTCCCACTAAAAACAGAAAGATTAAAACAATGGTGTAAAGATATAAATAAAGCCCAATCTAAAATAAAATATGACTTTGTATTTGTAGATGAAGAGGATCTTAGAAAATATAATCCAAAAACATTTACTCAGTTAATTCAGAACTTTAGAAAATATAAAGACGATTAAGAACTCCCATTGATTCTTGTTCTTGATGTATCGCTTCGCTCAATCGATAGAACGCCCCACCCCATGACTAACTAAAACGAAGACTACGAAATGTCCCCCTTAATACTTGTTCTTGATTGCTTTAATGAGCTAGAATGAACAGAAAGCTCTATTAAATATTTTTACCGCTTCTGCCTCTTGCACAAATACAGGATAAAGGCACGGCATTCATCCCACAAATTAATTTGTGGGTATTCTGCCTACGATTTTATAAAAGCCTTCGGCTTTGAAGTATTAAAATTGTCCCTTGATACTTCTTCTTTATTTGCTTAATAAACTTTTAGCGTAGCGGTTTTTGAAAGAGGAAAAAGTTTAAGTTTTTAGAATTGTATAAAAAAAAGAAACCGTGCTGACCAAAGTAAAGTTTAAGTCCTTTTGAAGCTATTGGTAATCGCATGCTTAACATCTCGCTTAAGCTTGATGCTTATACACCGATCCCATCAACCGAGTGTTTTACTCGCGCTTCTAATGTCTCTTTTTGAGGCAAGTTTCGTGCTTAGATGCTTTCAGCGCTTATCTTTTAATGCGTAGCTGCTCGGCATACCCTCCCGGATAACCGATCGACCAGTGGCATCGAACTTTCGTTCCTTTCGTACTAGAAAATCCTTCCTCTCAGACATTGAACATCTCCAGTAGATAATAAACAAACTGTCTCACAACGTTCTGAACCCAGCTCACGATCCCTTTTAATGGGTGAACACCCCCACCCTTGGGCGCTTCTGCACGCCCAGGATAGGAAGAGCCGACATCGACGAAGCAAGCCGCGCCGTCGCTGTGAACGCTCGGGCGCGACGACTCTATTATCCCCAGGATAGCTTTTCGGACAATCCTAGCCCTCATCAAAAAGGCATAGGAGATCGTTAGGCCGAAATTTCTTTGCAGGATTTCCCCTTGTTAGAAATCCTGTCAGGCTGACATTTGCCCTTACGCTCTACTCCGGATTTCTGACCCGGATGAGTCAACCATTGGGCCCCGCTGATATCATTTCAGCGGGCTGCCGCCCCAGCGAAACTGTCCACCTGTAAGTGTCCTAAAAAGTTAATTTTAGTAAGCGATGTAAATTCAGAAGAGTGGTGTTTCATTGTCGTCTATTCACGGACTGGCGTCCGTAACTTAACAACTCCCACTTACGCTGTACAACCTAATTCACATCGCAGTCACAAGCTACAGTAAAGTTCCATGGGGTCTTCACATCCCACTGGAGATTCCCGACTTCTGCACCGGGAAAGAGTGTTCGGTGGATTGTAATTGGGGACAACGGAGATCTCGTTACGCCATTCATGCAAGCCGTCAATCAAACGGCAAGGTATTACGCTACCTTAAGAGAGTTATAGTTACTCCCGCCGTTTACCAGATCTTAGCCCGGTTGAACCCGGGTTTAAATTACTGGCACTGGGCAGACGTCACCCTCTGTACACACCCTTACGGGCTGGCAGGGGGTTAAGTTTTTGTTAAACAGTCGGACCTCCCTAGTTATTGCACCCTGCGATCGCAACCATACGGTTACAAACACAGGGACCCCTTATACCGAAGGCACAGGGCTAGATTGCCGAATTCCCTCAATTACATTAGTCCATCACACTTTAGGCTACTCACCTAGGGGCACCTGTGTTGGTTCTGGGTATAATTATCTAAGATTTTTCTATTTTCCCTTTTCAAGGGATCAAGGCCTCAACCAAATGGATTATACAACCCACTATTCTAAGGTTTACTCAATTTCTCATCATTACGATACTCTATTGACTTATCCTTATTAACGAAAACGAGAATTCTCGTTGATTTAGCCTAAACCGTCAGGAAAAAAGCTTGCGTCGCCGCACATACTCAGATAGTAAAGGAATATTAACCTTTTTCCCATTCCCATTACTCCAGTTAGGAGCTTGGTTAGGATTAACTTACCCTTGACTGAACTGCATTGTCAAGGAACCCTTGCCCTTTCAGCGGCAGTGATTCTCACACTGCTATGATCCTACTACCACCAGGATTCTCATTTCAGCCAGATCCATGCCTCCTCGTGGAGACACTTCTACTCTAGCAAAACGCCTACCTACCGCACATCTTACGATGGCCCATGGTATCGGCAGCTAATTTAGCCCCGTCCATTTTCAAGACCAATAGTCTTGACAAGTAAGCTGTTACGCACTTATTATAGGATGGCTGCTTCTAAGCCAACCTCCTCGCTGTCTTTGACTATAGACACTTTTAACCCTTTAACACTTAATTAGCATTTAGGGGCCTTAACCATGGTCTGGGTTGTTCCCCTCTCGGAATCCAAGCTTACCCCGGACCCCCGTTTCCCAACATCTACGATATAGAAAAATTCGGAGTTGGACAGAGAACCGACCAGTTTCCCGGCCTAAACTCCCTATCCGTATCTCTACCTTTTCTATTATCTCCGTTGAGACTTGACTGCGGCCAACTTCGGTAGGAACCAGCTATCACCGCTTTCGATTGGCTTTTCACCCCTTACCCCAGGTTAAAAGAACATTTTGCTGACAGCACCTCTGCGGGCCTCCACAAAGTATTACCTTTGCTTCACCCTACCCAGGGTAAGATCAAGCGGTTTCGGGTCGCATCCAAGTGACTAAAGGCAGATTAGTACCTCGCCCCTCGTAAACTGCGGGCATTTGGTTTCCCTATGATTACTTCAAAAAGAATTAATCTTGCCACTCAGATGCACTCCCTGGCACGTTATTCGAAACGGATGATAGAACACCTTAGTGCCCTATCTACTTATTACTGTTAGGTTTCAGGTTCTTTTCACTCCCTATTAAGGGTACTTTTAAACGTTCCCTCACGGTACTATACTCTATCGGTCTTAGAATGTGTTTAAGGTTGGAACTTGATGAGTCCCATATTCCTGCTTCGTTTCCGGGAAGCAGTACTCAAGATACTGCCAAACCCTCCTGGTTACCTCTACGGGGCTTTCACCCTCTAAGGCCCCACATTCCAGTGGAGTTTGAGTCTCCAGGGTCGGGTCGAAAGGCAGTCTGTAACACCACATCTCCATCATATTACTATGAAGGATTCAGTTTGCCTTATACCATTTTCAGTCGCCCTTACTAGTGGCATCTCATTGATTTCTTTTCCTGCAGGTACTTGGACGCTTCGTTCCCCTGCGTTCTTTGTCCTATTAAGACTTTAAAGGATGTCCTATTCGGGTACCTTCGGTTCAAAGCCTGCATGCGGCTCGCCGAAGCATTTCGTAGCTTGCCACGCCCTTCATCATTATTCTAAGCCAAGTCATCCACCTAACAGCGTCAGGAATCTCGATTAACTAATGTCAATCGCTTTACTTTGGTCTATGCACGGTTATCATTTTTATATTGAAAATTTTTAAAAATTTTCAAGGTTCATTTTGGATAAATCCTCATGAACATTTAACCCTACACCCGAAAATGGGTATTTTCGAGCTGAATTAATCTTTCAATACATATTGCATTGAAACTGGACTCGTCGGGATTTTCTCATTGACATTCCAAGCATTGTTGCTTGAGATATTAATATTTGAACCCGAAATCTCCGCCTAACTAGACGCAGACGTGTCCGTGTTTGCGTTTGCAAGGGCGGCGCATTACCAGATTATGCTACAAGCCCATGTTTTGTATTGGGAATTAGGACAATTAGGAAAATAAGATAGGAGATGATTTTCATCTAAAAAGATGAAATGATTATTTCATTCCAAAAAATAATCTTTTTTATTCATGTGAAATTAGATTCACATAAAAGTAAAAAGGAGGTGATCCAGCCGCAGGTTCCCCTACGGCTACCTTGTGACGACTTGCCCCGCCTCACTGAGCTTAGGTTCGACTCACCCAAATTGAATGAGCCTCACCAAAACCCGGCTCGGATGGAATGACGGGCGGTGTGTGCAAGGAGCAGGGACATATTCACCGGGCGCTGATAACACCCGATTACTACGAATTCCAGCATCATGAGGGTGAGTTACAACCCTCAATCAGGACTAGGATAGGATTTCGAGGATTAACTTCTCCTTTCGGAGTTGTATCCCATTGTTCCCACCATTGTTGCGCGCGTGTAGCCCAGAAGATTCGGAGCATACAGACCTACCGTTGCCCACGCCTTCCTCCCAGTTTCCCGGGCAGTTTCCACAGTGTGCTCAATCCTTCTAAAGAAGTTGTTAGCAAGTGTAGATGTGGGTCTCGCTCGTTGCCTCACTTAAGAGGACACTTTACAGCACGAGCTGACGGCGGCCATGCACTACCTCTCTGCTCGTCAAGTAAGACCTTCAATCTGACTTTCATCCTGCAGTCGCTTCTGGTGAGATTCTCAGTGTAGAATTAGATTGAACCGCACGCTCCACTCGTTGTAGTGCTCCCCCGCCAATTCCTTTAAGTTTCAGCCTTGCGACCGTACTCCCCAGGCGGCGAGCTTAACGTCTTCACTTCGACACTGCAGAATCTCGAGGATTCTGCAACGCCTAGCTCGCAGCGTTTACGGCCAGGACTACTCGGGTAATTAGTTGAGTTTAATACTTCCGATATTTTAATTTCGTTTAGTAGTGTTCGTTACGAACAAACGAAACTAATTTTGAGACGGAAGTCTCAATATCTAATCCGGTTCGCTCCCCTGGCTTTCGTCCCTCACTGTCGAATCCGTTCTAGTCTGGCGCCTTCGCCACAGGTAGTCTTCCGAGGATTATAGCATTTAACCGCTCCCCCCGGAGTTCTCCAGACCCCTCCCGGTTCCAAGTTTAATAGTGTTTCCTGCACGCCGTTAAGTTAAGCCCAACGATTTCACAGAAAATTTATTAAACCAGCTACGGACGCTTTAGGCCCAATAAACGAGGCTCCTACTTGTGGCGCGGGTGTTACCGCGGCGGCTGGCACCCGTCTTGCCCACCACTTATTCGCCAAGATATTTACTCTTGGCAAAAGCCTATGCAAAGCATAAGCACTTGGGTTTCCCTTATCGTACTTTCGTACAGTGTAAAGGTTTCGCACCTGCTGCACCCCGTAGGGCTAGGGACAGTGTCTCAGTTCCCTTCTCGGGGCTCCCTCTCTCAAGGCCCCTACTGATCTTTGGCTTGGTGGGCCTTTACCCCGCCAACAACCTAATCAGCCGCCGACTCACCCTTAGGCGTTGCCTTTAAAGGAAAAGGCATTCCAGCCATTTTCCCATATCCAGGTTTACTCACAGTTTCCCATGGCTATCCTGAACCTAAGGACAGATTATCGACGTGTTACTGAGCATTCCGCCGGTGTCTCCGAAAAGACCCCTTGACTTGCATGGTTAAATCGAAACCCAATAGCAGCAGCCCTCCGCAGGATCAACGGAAATTCTTGTAAATTTTAGAGCATTCAACATGTTGAATACAATAAAAATTTTACTAATCCTACAGGTCTCGTTATATTGGTCACAAAACTTATTTTTCTTAAAAAAATTGCGTCTATTGCATCTTATTTTCCTAAATCATACCTAATGTTTACATATTAAGTACTCACATATAGCCACTATTTTTTTGGCAGTCAATGCCGTTCTATATGTGTGATTAGAATTTTGAATATCTAATGATATAGAACCGGAGGTGATTAACCTTTTGGTTTAGATATGGAAAAAAATACTGATATATAAAGGTATCGAATTTAATTAGTAGTATTTATCCTACTATAATTTAATTTTCCATAAGTGTGCTTTACTGGCGATGTCGGGTTTCAATTTACTTTCAGAACTGCAATTTGTAAAATTTAATTAATAAAAAAAATTAATAAGAAATATAATTAAACAAAATTAAAACTATTTATTTATTGGCCCTTTTACGTTTTTCTTTCTTCATTCTCTTTCTTTGCCATTTCCAACGCATTTGGCCTTTCTTTTTCCAACGTCTTGAACTTCTCTTCATTTTGAACCTGTGAAAAATGAAGCTTGAAAATTTTTGATTTTCACTGTTTCATTTTTAATTTAGATATTTATGCCCCGAGCGGGACTTTCTTATCGACGACGCAATGTTCATCAATATTTGAACCCACGTCCTCGGATGTTTTTGAACCCGGACAACATATAAATGATCTCCGAAAATCTCGAAAATCCGAGATGATTGACCGGACTACACTATCGGGGCATAGCGCTTAGATATTAAAGTTAAGTATTCCTTTATAAGGTTTATGTTTTTATTAAAGAAAAGTTTATAATTCAATCATTAATCTCATTTATTATGATTGCAGAAATTATAAGTTCATTGGCAAGCAAAATAAGTTCAAAAACACTTGCTAAATTATTCTCTAAAGGTTTAAACAAATCTATTTATGACGTCGAGAAAAATATTGAAAAAAAACTTAATAAAACATTGCAAAGGAATGTTAATCTTGCGGTTAAAAAGGTTAAACGTGAGATGTTGAAAACAAGTCTGTTAATGTTTTCAATTATCTTAATTTTAATAAGTTTGATTATAATATTATCAAAATATTTTCCCGCAGAATATTTATTGTTAATTTTCGGAGCAATTTTATTTTCAATTACCCTTGTTTCAAAATGAATTAATATTTTCTTTTAGCAACGATAAAATTTGTTTTTTTGAAAGCAAAATATTATTATAACAGGTTTGAATTTGTACATCATCAATTAATCCTTGCATACGTTGAGCATATTTATTAATGTTTACCCAATAGTCTAATTCAAAAGTTAAATTTTCTTCTAACTGCTTAACATTTATTTCAATAGAAAGCAGAACTTCCGGGTCTTCTGGTTTTGTTTCAATTGAACCAGAATTTTCTAATTCCTTTAACTTTAATTCATGAAGTGCAGCGATTTCATTTTTGATTATAGCGAGAAAAAAATTTATCATTTTTAGAAATCGTTTTTCTTTGTAAGGAAAATCAATTTGAATAGAACGATAACGTGAATTTATCTCTTTCTTTAATTGCAGTTTATTCATCTTTACGCCCTATAAATAAAAAAGTGAGCTTGGAGGGACTTTCATAGCGACTAATTTATCCTGAATAGAATACTGGTAAGTTTGATTATTCAAACTTGCCTTGTTTTCCCCAGGGCTTTCTTAAAACGCTGATTTGAACCCTCGGCCACCGGCTCGCTTAGAGCCGTTCTTGTATAGAACGAGGTCATATAAGACCGGCGCTCCACCAGGCTAAGCTACAAGCTCAACGAACTGAAATTATGATTATAGTGGAACGTATTTAAAAGTTTCGTTGTATTTAATAGTGAAAAGGTTATACGGCAGCCGGGATTTTCGTAGCATTACCTGTTTGGATTGGGTAGTTGGCAAAAATTATTTTGCCCTCTGATTTTTCCCAGGTTTTTTGCTTAAGCAAAAAAGCTGATTCGAACCCGGATCTCAAGCTTGGGAAGCTCAAATCCTAACCATTAGACTACTGCCGTATATTATGTTTTTAATTTTGCAAATATATAATTACTATTGTTAATTAAAATATAATTCTTTATTTAAAATTCAAATATTTTTTGAAGAATCTGATTTTTGTCAAAAGGTTTTAAATCATCATATGATTGACCAGTACCGAGATAAAGAATAGGTTTTTTAGTAACGTAAGAAATTGAAATTGGTGTGCCTCCTTTATCATCAACATCAGCTTTTGTAAGAATAATTCCCTGTATCCCTATCTGTATGTCATATCTCTGCGCCTGTTCTATGCAATCATTCCCCGTTACAGATTCCCCCACAAAAATGTTTAGGTTTGGATTAACCACTTTTACGATTTTCTTTAGCTCATCCATTAAATTAGCATTGCTATGCATTCTGCCTGCAGTATCAATCAGAACAACATCAATATTATGGGCTTTTGCATATTTTACTGCGTCAAATGCAACTGCCGCAGAATCTGAACCATAATCATGTTTAACCATTTTAATTGTTAAGTTATTTGCATGCTCTTCTAATTGGTCAATTGCGGCAGCTCTGAATGTGTCTGCAGCAGCAAGGACTACGGAAAAATTATTTTTTCTTAAAAGGTATGCAAATTTTGCAATGCTGGTTGTTTTACCCGAACCGTTTATTCCAAAGAAACATATGATATAGGGTTTAGATGAATTTTTAATTTCTTTTATGATATCGAACTTTGGGATTTGTAAAACGTCTTCCAAACTGGTT contains:
- the ftsY gene encoding signal recognition particle-docking protein FtsY, yielding MFGFLKEKLKSAVSIFTKKIDETIKEIEPVKETKKKNIEKPVEKINKTIEKTPETEQPVRKESNKINKPVQETIKEKVNEKLKSIAEEKRISPDKEPETSQQLTEQPAQIIPEKKSFFAKIKEKITYKKLDDNQFESLFWDLELALLENNVAFEVIEKIKEDLKINLVNQPIKRNHIEETILNSLKTSLEDVLQIPKFDIIKEIKNSSKPYIICFFGINGSGKTTSIAKFAYLLRKNNFSVVLAAADTFRAAAIDQLEEHANNLTIKMVKHDYGSDSAAVAFDAVKYAKAHNIDVVLIDTAGRMHSNANLMDELKKIVKVVNPNLNIFVGESVTGNDCIEQAQRYDIQIGIQGIILTKADVDDKGGTPISISYVTKKPILYLGTGQSYDDLKPFDKNQILQKIFEF